Genomic DNA from Desulfurivibrio alkaliphilus AHT 2:
GCTTTGCCGCCGCCTGGGGAGTGGAACCGCCGGCTTCTCCGGGGTGCACCCTGCTGGCCATGACCCACGGCCGCGAACCGGACAGCCCCGAAAACGGTAATCAGCAAGCCGGCACCGTTCGCGCCCTGCTGATCATGGGCGAAAACCCGCTGCTCAGCGACCCCGACCTCAACGGTGTGGCGGCAAATTTCCGCCGGCTCGACTTCCTGGCGGTCAGCGATATCTTCCTCACCGAAACCGCCGCCCAAGCCGACGTGGTCTTCCCCGCCGCCTGTTTTGCCGAAAAAGAGGGCTGCTTCACCAACACCGAACGCCGGGTGCAGTTGATCAACCGCGCCGTGGCGCCGCCGGGGCAGGCCAGAAGCGACCTGGAGATCATCGCCGCTTTAAGCGGCAAAATGGGCTACCCCATGGATTACCAGTCGGCGGCGGAGGTAATGGAAGAGATCGCCCTGCTGACCCCCATCTACGGCGGCATCTACCACGACCGGCTGGCCGGCGGCCATGGTTTGCAATGGCCCTGCTGGGATCGGCAGCACCCCGGCACCCCGTTTTTGCACAAGTACTACTTTACCCGCGGCCGGGGCCGCTTTGCCGTGGTGGAGCACCAGCCCCCGGCGGAAACGCCCGATGCCGACTATCCCCTGCTGTTCAACACCGGCCGGGCCTACCACCACTACCACACCGGGAGCATGACCCGGCGCAGCGCCATCCTCAACCGGGAATGCCGCCGGGCCCGGCTGCAGATCAACCCCCAAGACGCCAACGCCTACCAGGTCACCGATGGTGAGCCGGTAAGGCTGCACTCCCGCCGGGGGCAAGTGGAACTTGCGGCGGAGTTGACCGACACCGTTCCCCCCGGCATGGTCTACGGCAATTTTCACTTCGCCGAGGCCCCCATCAACAACCTCACCACCACCGCCAGCGACCGGCGGGCCCGCTGCCCGGAATACAAAATCTGCGCGGTGCGGCTGGAGAAAATCTCCACGCCAACCCAGGAAGGGAAAGAGAGCCAAGGAGACCAAAAGGGTAACGGGGGTACAAAGAGCCAAAGGGGCCAAGGGGACCATGGCAACCAAGGGGACAAAGGAGGCGACGATGAGTGAACAGTACCTGCTCAGCCGCGACCACCTCCCTCCCCTGCTCCGCCGCCTGGGCAAGGAATACCGGCTGGTGGCCCCGGTTACCAACGACTACGGCGATACCCTGTTCCAGGAAATCGCCGACCCGGTGGCCACCGCGCCGGACTTACAGCGGCAACCGCAAAACTCGTTGAAAGATTTTCTTTTTCCCCAGCGGGAGCTCCTCTATGATTACCGGGTGGACGAGCAGGGTGGCTACCACTTCCGGGAACCGGCCACCGACATCCCCGCCACCCTCTTTTTCGGGGTCCGCCCCTGCGACCTCAACGCCGTGCTCTACCTGGACGTAATCTTTTTGCCCGGCCGGCGGGAGCCGGGTTACCGCCGGCGGCGGGAAAACAGCCTGCTGATCGGGCTCAACTGCAACCAGCCCTTTGCCGACTGCTTTTGCGCCGCGGTCAAGGCCGGGCCTTTCCTGGAGGATGGCAGCGACCTGCAGCTCACCGACCTGGGGCGGGAGTTTCTGGTGGAGGTGGGGCGCGCCCGAGGGGCGGAGATCATCAAACGCTGGCCCCACTTTTTCCGCCCGGCCCCGGCCGAAGAGCGCAACCGCCGCTTTCAGCTTTACCTGGAAGCGCGCGGCAGCTTCCTCCGCCAGGTGCATGCCGACCAGGCCATCAAACGGCTGGCGGCCAACGCCACCCCGCCGGGGGTCTGGGAA
This window encodes:
- a CDS encoding 4Fe-4S dicluster domain-containing protein, translating into MSEQYLLSRDHLPPLLRRLGKEYRLVAPVTNDYGDTLFQEIADPVATAPDLQRQPQNSLKDFLFPQRELLYDYRVDEQGGYHFREPATDIPATLFFGVRPCDLNAVLYLDVIFLPGRREPGYRRRRENSLLIGLNCNQPFADCFCAAVKAGPFLEDGSDLQLTDLGREFLVEVGRARGAEIIKRWPHFFRPAPAEERNRRFQLYLEARGSFLRQVHADQAIKRLAANATPPGVWEEVASRCQDCNGCAYLCPTCSCFTIVDEAQNQRQGRRWRLWDACTATGFTAMAGGHNPVQPAKDKLRQRFRHKLELDVKKHGRPSCMGCGRCVGVCFGGTDILHFINLAGR